The Gammaproteobacteria bacterium DNA window GACGCCGAGCCGCAGCTGCGGGTGGGTTGGCATACGGTGAGCGGTCATCACCCGGACAGTCCGGCGCTCACCATGCTGGCGTCCGTGCTGTCGGGACGGCGCACCGCCCGCCTCTACCGCCGCCTGATCACGCAGGACCGTCTGGCCGTCTCGGTCACCGCGTCCACCATCCCCGGATCACGCTTCCCCGGACAGTTCGTCGTGCACGTAACCCCGCGCGCGCCGAGCACCCCCGCGCAGATCGAAGCCGCCCTCTACGAAGAACTCGAGCGTCTGGCGCTGGAACCGCCCGAACAGAGGGAACTGCAGCGCGTGCGCAACCAGCTGGTGGCATCCGGCGTGCGGCGCCTGCAGTCCAACCTGGGACTCGCGCTCCAGCTCGCCAGCTCGGTCATCCGGTACGGAGACTGGCGGACCACGTTCGAACGGACCGCGCTGCTCTACGACGTCCAGCCCGCCGACGTGCAGCGCGTGGTGCGAACCTACTTCACGCGCGACAACCGAACCGTCGCCACCCTCGTGAAGAGCACCGGGGAAACCGACCCGTGACCGGATTGGGGCCGGGGCGCCAGGCGGTCATCGCCACCCTGCTCGCGGCAGCGGCTGCGGCGCCGGACGGAGCGAATGCGCAGCGGCCGCCCGCCGACCGGGAGGCCATCGAGGCGCTCCGATTCGCCCCGCTGTCGTTCACGCCGCCCACCCCCTCGCAGCACGAGATCGAGGGCGTGACCGTCTTCTTCCTGGAAGACCACTCCCTGCCCCTGGTGAACGTCTACGCGCGCTTTGCGGGCGGTTTCGGACTCCTCGGCCGCGAACTGTACGCCGCCACCACCGCGCTTCCCTCGCTGCTGCGCTTCGGGGGAACGATCGAGCTGCACCCCGACTCCGTCGACGAACAGGTCGACCAGCACGCGCTGCAGCTCGCGTTCGGGTCCTCGGGCGGGAGCACCTCCGCGACCCTCAACTCGCTCACCGGCAATCTCGAACCCGGCCTGCGCCTGTGGAAGGACATGCTCCTCAATCCCCGCTTCGATTCGGTGCAGGTCGAGGTGTGGCGCGGCCAGGAACTGGAAAGCGCCCTGCGCCGCCCGGACGACCCGGGTCGTCTGGCCTTCTCCGAGTTCAACCGCCTCATGTTCGGCGACCACCCCATCGGCTGGGAGATGGCACCCGGCGATCTCGAACCGGAGGATCTCTCGCGAGAAAACCTCCTCACCGCCCATGGTCGCATCCTGTGTCGGGACAACCTGGCGCTGGGGGTGTCGGGCAACCTAGAATGGGAGGAAATCCAAGTCCACCTGCTCGAATTCCTCTCCGGATGGCCGGCCTGCGAGGAGGAGCTGCCCGAACCGCCGGTGCCCGACATCCTGGACGAACCGGGGGTCTACCTGATCCCGCGGGAACTGGACCAGACAACCATCGTCATGGCGCACCGAAGCTCCATCCGCCAGGAGGACTCGCGCGACTACTTCGCTTCCCGCATCGCCAACTCCATCCTCGGATCCGGGGGCTTCTCGAGCCGGATCCTGAACCGGGTGCGCACCGAACTCGGCCTGTCCTACAGCGCGGGCTCCTTCTGGACCACCCCCGACGACAACGACGGCATCGTGGGCGCGCTCACGCGAACGAAGAGCGAGTCGACGATCGCCGCGACGCGCGCAATCCTCGAGGTGATGGAGGAGATGCGCAGCTCGCCTCCCGCGCGCGGCGAAGTGGAAGCCGCCGTGGAAGCGGCCAGCAACGGTTTCTCCTTCAACTTCCAGGGAGCGATGCAGGTCGTCTCCCGGCGCGTGCTGCACGACGCCCAGGAGCTGCCGGAAGACTGGCTGGAAAGGTATGTGGCGGGCGTGCAGCGAGTCTCCGCAGCCGACGTGCGCAACGTCCTCCGCAGGCATCTGGACCCTGGCCGGATGGTCATCCTCATTCTCGGCGATCCGTCCCGGTTCGACCTGCCCGTCGAGACGCTCGGGGAAGTGACGACCTGGGAAGTGGAGGGAGTTACCGATTCGGTTCGGCCGGTCGGACCGTCCCCCGGGTGAAGCGGGGCCATCCGGGTCCGCCGCCCTCCGAGCTACCTCACGCCGACGTGGATCGCCGCGATCCCGAAGGTCAGCAGCTGCCACCGCACCGTGCCGAATCCCGCGTCCAGCAGTCGCTGGCCCAGGACTTGCGGGCCCGGGAATTCACCGACCGAGGCCGGCAGATAGCTGTACGCCCAGCGGTGCCCCGACACGATCCGGCCGACCGCCGGAAGAATGTGCCGGAAGTACCAGAGATATGCGGCCCGGACGATCGGGTTCGGAGGAGTGGTGAATTCGAGAACGACCAGCGGGCTCCCGTCGCGAAGCACCCGTCGCAGTTCCGCCAACCCCAGGTCGAGGTGGGAGAGGTTGCGCACCCCGAAGGCCACCATGGCGCCGTCGAAGGACTCGTCGGCAAAGGGCAGACGTTGCGCGTCCCCGCACAGCGGATGCACGGGCAGACGAACGCTTTTCGTCCCGCCGCGGCGCAGCATGGGTTCCGCGAAGTCCAGCGCCACCACCCTGCCCCGGAAGTCGGGGCGGGTCGCCAGTTCGATGGCCAGGTCGCACGTGCCCGCACAGGCATCCAGGTATCGGGCCGAGTCATGACGGGAATAGTCGAGCGCGCGCACGGCCCGGCGACGCCACCAGCGGTCGACGCTCAGGCTGAGCACCCGGTTGAGCAGGTCGTAGCGTGGCGCGATGCGCGAGAAGATCTCGTGCACCTGGCGCGCGCGATCCTCACCCGAGGACGGCTGACCACCGGAAACGTTCATCATCGATTCTCGTATGGGACGGCGCGAACCTCATCCGGCGGATGTCCTTGAACTACCAGAGCGTCGAAGACGCGGAACTCGTCACCCTCGCCGCCGAGGGTCGGGAGAGCGCCTATCGCGAGCTGCTCTCCAGATATGAACGTCCCGTCTTCTCCCTCATCTACAGGATGGTGAGGAACCGCACCCTCGCCGAAGACCTGGCGCAGGAAGCCTTCATCCGCACCTTCAACGCGATCGATACCTACAATCCGCAATACAAGTTCTCAAGTTGGATCTTCAAGATCGCAAACAACCTGACCATCGATCATCTGCGCAAGCGGCGCGTGCCCACCGTTTCCATGCACGGCGCGCCGGACGCGGTCACCGCGGAGGCCCAGGCGCGCACCAGCCTGGTGGTGCGGTCGCCCGGAGAGAGCCCCGAGGAGTACGTTCAGAACCGCGAGCTCGGCGGCCAGATCGAGGCCGCGATCGGGGAGCTGCGGGAGGAGTATCGGGTGGTGGTGTTGCTCCGCCACATCGAGGGACACACCTACGACGAGATCGCGCGCATCATGGATATCCCGCTGGGGACGGTAAAGACCTACCTTCATCGGGCCAGGGCCGAGCTCAAGCTTCGGCTCGCGGAGGCATGATTCGATGCGCATGGACGCGAAACTTCCCGCGGGTTCGTGCCGTACGCCGGGAGAACCGATGGACGGCATGGACACTTGGACTCAGATGACCCCGGATCCCGGAGATCCCGCGAGGATGGCAACGCCACGACAGGCGGAGGCAGGGACAGGCCGCAGATGAATTCGGACCGATCCAGCTACGGCAGGCATCTGGACGATGACGCGATCCAGGGACTGCTCGACGCCGCCGAAGGACGTGCCGACGCGGAGACCGCGTCCGCCCGCAGGCATCTGGCGGACTGTCCCGCGTGTCAGGCCCGGGTGGATGCCTGGCGGGAGGTCTTCGGCGAACTCGGCCGACTGCGGCGCTTCGCCCCTCCCGGCCGGTTCGCCGAGCGGGTCCTGTCCGGGATCGATCTCCCCGGCGAGGCCTCGAGTTCCTCCCGGGCATGGTGGTGGGTCCGGCTGCGCCGCCGGCTGACCGGACGGGCCGCGGACGCTCATCTCTCCGGGAGGCGGCTGCAGGCGCTCGCGGACGGTGGGCTGCCCCGGAAACGCGCCACCCTGGCGAAGGCGCATGTGGCGACGTGCGGGGACTGTGAGAGCAGGCTGGCGGGCTGGCGGCGCCTGATCGCCACACTGGAAGCCCTGCCCCCCTTCGCGCCTGCCACGGGCTTCGCCGAGCGGGTGATGGCGCGCTGGCGGGAGGTGGCCGAAGAAGCCACGGGGCGCGGCCAGGCTGCGCGAAGGTGGCGACTCCTGCCTCGTTCGCCGCGTGGATGGGTGCTCGCGGGAACGCTGACCAGCATGCCGGTTGCCGCATTCGCCGCAGTGGCGGCCTTCCTCTCAACCGTCCCGCAGCTTACCACCGGCGGCCTCGTTACCTATCTGTGGTGGCAGGCTCGCGACGCCCTGTCGGCGTTCGGGAGCTCGCTGCTGGCGGCGGTCATGCAGAGCGGGGCGGCCTTCCGGGCCTATTCGCTCGCAGAATACCTGATCGCGTCGCCCACTACCGCGGTCGCCGCCGCGGCGGGCTTCACCACCCTGATGTTCAGTTCCATCTGGGTTCTTCACCGCAACATCGGCTTCCCCCGTTTCGCGCTTCGCCATGTTTACAACTGACCCCTCCCGCCCCGCCGGCCTGAATCCGCTGTTCGGCGCGGTGCTCGCGCTCTCGGCGGCGGGTGCGGCGCAGCCCGCCGGCGCTCAGGAGCGGCAGGTGGTATCGAACCGCGTGACCGTGTCGGACGCGGATGCAACCCTGTCACTCGAGTTCGATTCCGGCCCGGCCCTCGAGATCTCCTTTCAGAACGGCGAAATCCGCGTCGACGGCGAGGAGGTAGACAGCTACCAGGCGGGCGGGGAGCTCGCTGCCTCATGGCGGTCCCTGCTCTCCGAAGTCGTTCCGCTGGATGACGGACCACTCGCCGAAGCCCTGCTCGCGTGGGAGCCCGGCGGACAGTTGAGTGGTGACGCGCGAGCCGCCGCCGAGCGGGTCGACCGGGCGCTGCAGGAGGCGCTCACCGGTACGCCGCCGGAAGGCGACCTGATGCCGCGGATTTCGGGGAGCGCCGAGGTGGGAGGCATGGCACCGGCCCTGGTTCCCCCGTTGCTCCGGCTCCTTCTGCAACGGGGCCGGGTGCTGGAAGAGGCGCTCCAGGACGTCGATCTGACGGAGCTGTCGCTTCATCTGGGCGAGGACGTGACCGTTGACGCCGGCACCGATATCGAGGGGGCCCTGCTTGTGGTGGAGGGCGACGCCACCATTTCCGGGGAGGTCCCCGGCGACGTGGTCGTGGTCGAGGGGACGTTGCGTATCGAGGGTGACGCGTACATCGGGGGCGAGGTGCGCGTGATCGACGGACAGCTGGAGCGCGACGGGGGGACGGTGGAGGGCACCATCCTCACCGTGGACGCCGGCGACGTCGCGGGAGCGGGGATG harbors:
- a CDS encoding pitrilysin family protein, which encodes MTGLGPGRQAVIATLLAAAAAAPDGANAQRPPADREAIEALRFAPLSFTPPTPSQHEIEGVTVFFLEDHSLPLVNVYARFAGGFGLLGRELYAATTALPSLLRFGGTIELHPDSVDEQVDQHALQLAFGSSGGSTSATLNSLTGNLEPGLRLWKDMLLNPRFDSVQVEVWRGQELESALRRPDDPGRLAFSEFNRLMFGDHPIGWEMAPGDLEPEDLSRENLLTAHGRILCRDNLALGVSGNLEWEEIQVHLLEFLSGWPACEEELPEPPVPDILDEPGVYLIPRELDQTTIVMAHRSSIRQEDSRDYFASRIANSILGSGGFSSRILNRVRTELGLSYSAGSFWTTPDDNDGIVGALTRTKSESTIAATRAILEVMEEMRSSPPARGEVEAAVEAASNGFSFNFQGAMQVVSRRVLHDAQELPEDWLERYVAGVQRVSAADVRNVLRRHLDPGRMVILILGDPSRFDLPVETLGEVTTWEVEGVTDSVRPVGPSPG
- a CDS encoding ubiquinone/menaquinone biosynthesis methyltransferase; the protein is MMNVSGGQPSSGEDRARQVHEIFSRIAPRYDLLNRVLSLSVDRWWRRRAVRALDYSRHDSARYLDACAGTCDLAIELATRPDFRGRVVALDFAEPMLRRGGTKSVRLPVHPLCGDAQRLPFADESFDGAMVAFGVRNLSHLDLGLAELRRVLRDGSPLVVLEFTTPPNPIVRAAYLWYFRHILPAVGRIVSGHRWAYSYLPASVGEFPGPQVLGQRLLDAGFGTVRWQLLTFGIAAIHVGVR
- a CDS encoding sigma-70 family RNA polymerase sigma factor translates to MNYQSVEDAELVTLAAEGRESAYRELLSRYERPVFSLIYRMVRNRTLAEDLAQEAFIRTFNAIDTYNPQYKFSSWIFKIANNLTIDHLRKRRVPTVSMHGAPDAVTAEAQARTSLVVRSPGESPEEYVQNRELGGQIEAAIGELREEYRVVVLLRHIEGHTYDEIARIMDIPLGTVKTYLHRARAELKLRLAEA